The following are encoded in a window of Mustelus asterias chromosome 11, sMusAst1.hap1.1, whole genome shotgun sequence genomic DNA:
- the LOC144500567 gene encoding uncharacterized protein LOC144500567 isoform X1, with the protein MGNLWMWCIWISRRHLTRVFEMEDLHMGSSSHQDLPVLFHLLQPEPYPPLNMEGKHTIQEGEKPYMCSICGRAFSRSFNLERHKRNHTGEQPYKCGDCGKGFSYPSELETHRRSHTGEKPFACSVCEKRFSQLSSLQTHQGIHTTEKPFTCSVCGKGFIRPAYLEIHRRSHTGERPFTCSVCGKGFTQSSHLMTHQRVHTGERPFSCSLCTKRFTQLSSLLAHQRVHTGERPFTCSECGKGFKTFPRLETHQRSHTMEKPVICSMCGKGFNCPAHLAIHQRSHTGERPFSCSVCEKRFICSSHLMKHQRIHTGERPFSCSVCRKRFNCASYLEIHRRSHTGERPFTCSVCEKGFTCSSNLLTHQRVHTGEGPFTCCVCGKGFKTLSKLESHRHIHTGERPFTCSVCGKEFNYPSQLETHRRSHTGERPFTCSVCGKGFTRSYHLLIHQRVHSGERPFKCSVCGKGFTCSPDLLRHQQVHV; encoded by the exons atggggaacctgtggatgtggtgtatctggatttccagaaggcatttgacaag GGTTTTCGAAATGGAAGATTTACATATGGGAAGCTCATCACATCAAGATCTGCCAGTGTTATTCCATTTATTGCAGCCTGAACCTTATCCACCCCTGAATATGGAAGGGAAGCACACCATTCAGGAAGGGGAGAAACCATACATGTGTTCTATCTGTGGCCGAGCCTTCAGTCGGTCATTCAATCTGGAGAGACACAAACGAAATCACACTGGGGAGCAACCCtataaatgtggagactgtgggaagggatttagctATCCTTCTGaattggaaactcatcgacgtagccacacaggggagaaaccatttgcctgctctgtgtgtgaaaagCGATTCAGTCAATTGTCCAGTTTGCAGACGCACCAAGGAATTCATACGACGGAGAAGCCCTTcacttgctcagtgtgtgggaaaggcTTCATTCGGCCAGCTTACCTCGAAATCCATCGGcgtagtcacactggagagaggcctttcacctgctctgtatgtgggaaaggattcacccaGTCCTCCCACCTgatgacacaccagcgggttcatactggggagaggccattctcctgctctttgtgcacaaagagattcactcagttgtcaAGCCTATTggcacaccaacgagttcacacgggagagagaccattcacctgctcagagtgtggaaagggattcaaaaCCTTTCCCAGGCTGGAAACTCATCAACGTAGTCACACTATGGAGAAACCAGTcatctgctccatgtgtgggaagggatttaattgcCCAGCTCACCTGGCGATTcatcagcgcagtcacactggggaaaggcctttcagctgctctgtgtgtgaaaagAGATTCATTTGTTCATCTCACTTGATGAAACACCAACGCATTcataccggggagaggccattcagctgctctgtatGCAGGAAGAGATTCAATTGTGCATCCTATCTGGAAATCCaccgacgcagtcacaccggggaaaggcctttcacctgctctgtgtgtgagaaaggattcacttGTAGCTCCAATCTGCTGACgcaccaacgggttcacactggggaaggaccgttcacctgctgtgtgtgtgggaagggttttaagACCCTTTCCAAGCTGGAATCTCATCgacacattcacaccggggagagaccgttcacctgctctgtgtgtgggaaggaattcaattacccatcccagctggaaactcatcggcgcagtcacactggagagagaccattcacctgctctgtatgtgggaagggattcactcgatcgtACCATCTACTcattcaccagcgagttcattctggagagaggccatttaaatgttctgtttgtggaaagggattcacttgttcgcctgacctgctgagacaccagcaagttcatgtCTGA
- the LOC144500567 gene encoding uncharacterized protein LOC144500567 isoform X2 yields MEDLHMGSSSHQDLPVLFHLLQPEPYPPLNMEGKHTIQEGEKPYMCSICGRAFSRSFNLERHKRNHTGEQPYKCGDCGKGFSYPSELETHRRSHTGEKPFACSVCEKRFSQLSSLQTHQGIHTTEKPFTCSVCGKGFIRPAYLEIHRRSHTGERPFTCSVCGKGFTQSSHLMTHQRVHTGERPFSCSLCTKRFTQLSSLLAHQRVHTGERPFTCSECGKGFKTFPRLETHQRSHTMEKPVICSMCGKGFNCPAHLAIHQRSHTGERPFSCSVCEKRFICSSHLMKHQRIHTGERPFSCSVCRKRFNCASYLEIHRRSHTGERPFTCSVCEKGFTCSSNLLTHQRVHTGEGPFTCCVCGKGFKTLSKLESHRHIHTGERPFTCSVCGKEFNYPSQLETHRRSHTGERPFTCSVCGKGFTRSYHLLIHQRVHSGERPFKCSVCGKGFTCSPDLLRHQQVHV; encoded by the coding sequence ATGGAAGATTTACATATGGGAAGCTCATCACATCAAGATCTGCCAGTGTTATTCCATTTATTGCAGCCTGAACCTTATCCACCCCTGAATATGGAAGGGAAGCACACCATTCAGGAAGGGGAGAAACCATACATGTGTTCTATCTGTGGCCGAGCCTTCAGTCGGTCATTCAATCTGGAGAGACACAAACGAAATCACACTGGGGAGCAACCCtataaatgtggagactgtgggaagggatttagctATCCTTCTGaattggaaactcatcgacgtagccacacaggggagaaaccatttgcctgctctgtgtgtgaaaagCGATTCAGTCAATTGTCCAGTTTGCAGACGCACCAAGGAATTCATACGACGGAGAAGCCCTTcacttgctcagtgtgtgggaaaggcTTCATTCGGCCAGCTTACCTCGAAATCCATCGGcgtagtcacactggagagaggcctttcacctgctctgtatgtgggaaaggattcacccaGTCCTCCCACCTgatgacacaccagcgggttcatactggggagaggccattctcctgctctttgtgcacaaagagattcactcagttgtcaAGCCTATTggcacaccaacgagttcacacgggagagagaccattcacctgctcagagtgtggaaagggattcaaaaCCTTTCCCAGGCTGGAAACTCATCAACGTAGTCACACTATGGAGAAACCAGTcatctgctccatgtgtgggaagggatttaattgcCCAGCTCACCTGGCGATTcatcagcgcagtcacactggggaaaggcctttcagctgctctgtgtgtgaaaagAGATTCATTTGTTCATCTCACTTGATGAAACACCAACGCATTcataccggggagaggccattcagctgctctgtatGCAGGAAGAGATTCAATTGTGCATCCTATCTGGAAATCCaccgacgcagtcacaccggggaaaggcctttcacctgctctgtgtgtgagaaaggattcacttGTAGCTCCAATCTGCTGACgcaccaacgggttcacactggggaaggaccgttcacctgctgtgtgtgtgggaagggttttaagACCCTTTCCAAGCTGGAATCTCATCgacacattcacaccggggagagaccgttcacctgctctgtgtgtgggaaggaattcaattacccatcccagctggaaactcatcggcgcagtcacactggagagagaccattcacctgctctgtatgtgggaagggattcactcgatcgtACCATCTACTcattcaccagcgagttcattctggagagaggccatttaaatgttctgtttgtggaaagggattcacttgttcgcctgacctgctgagacaccagcaagttcatgtCTGA